In the genome of Populus alba chromosome 11, ASM523922v2, whole genome shotgun sequence, one region contains:
- the LOC118036844 gene encoding cysteine-rich receptor-like protein kinase 15 isoform X1 has translation MFALKFSIFLLSFAALTEAQEIFFLDHKCSNTTTFVRNSPYEANLNILLSSLAGNATRNDINGFYNASTGHDVYEVYGLFLCRGDVSVEVCRECVNLARNDVVQRCPIQKEAIIWYDQCFLRYSNSNIFSSLSQTPAAYMFNTQKLTVDVEFNKLLVNTISDAVTVAASAPSGEKKLATKKEIYTWRESLYVLVQCTPDLSKYDCNKCLVLANLSISVCCNNNLGGRVLFPSCNFRYGNYSFYNEAAVVAMSPPPLSTPVVLLPPSPGPIGDRSKSMWIKVGAGLSTVIAVLFFSACIYTMRRRTNPRTEEIGNIQEDQLQNWAGRATVGDDYSDKEIQGDVTSLDLPLIRLDVIHEATKQFSDENKLGQGGFGPVYRGTLEDGKEVAVKRLSRTSGQGQREFLNEVVLIARLQHRNLVRLLGCCLEKNEKLLIYEYMPNKSLDVILFGSRNGVLLDWQRRLSIINGIARGLMYLHEDSRLRIIHRDLKTSNILLDYEMNPKISDFGMARIFGGNQSEANTNRIVGTYGYMAPEYAMAGLFSVKSDVFSFGVLLLEIISGKKNVGFHLSEEGESLLTFAWKLWSNGRGLELMDPMLEKSSVATEVLRCIHIGLLCVQEDPADRPTMSSVLHMLASDAITLPIPKQPVFSIGGFEGQSSNQEVCFINELTNFVSSPR, from the exons ATGTTCGCTCTGAAATTCTCCATATTCCTGCTTTCCTTTGCAGCCCTCACGGAAGCACAGGAGATCTTTTTCCTTGATCATAAATGCTCAAACACAACCACTTTCGTAAGAAACAGCCCGTATGAAGCCAATTTAAATATCCTTCTCTCTTCGCTCGCCGGCAATGCAACCCGCAATGACATTAACGGATTCTATAACGCCTCTACAGGACATGATGTTTATGAGGTCTATGGCCTCTTTCTTTGCCGTGGCGATGTTAGTGTCGAAGTTTGCCGAGAATGTGTGAACCTTGCAAGAAACGATGTGGTCCAACGTTGTCCAATCCAGAAGGAGGCTATCATATGGTATGATCAGTGCTTCCTGCGCTACTCAAACAGTAACATCTTCTCCAGCTTGAGCCAAACGCCTGCGGCTTACATGTTCAACACACAAAAACTAACTGTTGATGTAGAATTTAACAAGCTACTGGTGAATACTATATCTGATGCTGTTACTGTAGCTGCAAGTGCGCCATCAGGTGAAAAAAAGTTGGCAACCAAAAAAGAGATTTATACGTGGCGTGAGTCTCTATACGTTCTTGTGCAGTGCACACCGGATCTATCTAAATATGATTGTAATAAGTGTCTTGTACTAGCTAACCTCAGCATATCAGTTTGTTGTAATAATAACCTAGGAGGAAGAGTCTTATTTCCAAGCTGTAATTTTCGATATGGAAATTATTCATTTTACAACGAAGCTGCCGTCGTGGCAAtgtcaccaccaccactatcCACGCCAGTTGTTCTCCTCCCTCCATCTCCAGGCCCAATAG GAGATCGAAGCAAATCTATGTGGATTAAAGTCGGTGCAGGACTATCCACAGTTATTGCTGTGCTATTTTTCAGTGCTTGCATTTACACCATGAGGAGAAGGACGAATCCGAGAACAG AGGAAATAGGAAATATCCAAGAGGATCAATTACAAAACTGGGCAGGACGAGCAACTGTTGGGGACGACTATTCAGACAAAGAAATTCAAGGAGATGTGACATCCCTGGACCTTCCTTTGATCCGGCTAGATGTTATACATGAAGCTACAAAGCAATTTTCTGATGAAAACAAACTTGGTCAAGGAGGGTTTGGCCCAGTATACAGG GGTACGTTAGAGGATGGCAAAGAAGTTGCAGTTAAGAGGCTCTCAAGAACTTCTGGTCAAGGACAAAGAGAATTCCTGAACGAAGTCGTTTTAATCGCCAGATTACAACACAGAAATCTTGTCAGACTCCTGGGATGCTGtctggaaaaaaatgaaaagttactTATCTATGAGTATATGCCCAACAAAAGCCTTGATGTCATTCTTTTTG GTTCCAGAAATGGAGTCCTGCTTGACTGGCAAAGACGCTTGAGCATTATCAATGGAATTGCACGGGGGCTCATGTATCTTCATGAAGATTCTCGTCTTAGAATTATTCACAGGGATCTCAAAACAAGCAACATTTTGCTCGATTATGAGATGAATCCAAAGATATCAGACTTTGGAATGGCTAGGATTTTCGGTGGAAATCAAAGCGAGGCTAACACGAATAGAATTGTCGGAACTTA TGGATACATGGCCCCAGAGTATGCTATGGCAGGACTTTTTTCTGTAAAATCAGATGTTTTCAGTTTTGGAGTGTTGCTGTTAGAGATAATCAGTGGGAAAAAAAACGTTGGCTTTCATCTTTCAGAAGAAGGCGAAAGCCTTCTCACTTTT GCATGGAAACTGTGGTCCAATGGTCGAGGACTGGAATTGATGGACCCTATGCTAGAGAAATCAAGTGTAGCAACTGAGGTGCTGAGATGCATCCACATTGGGCTGCTCTGCGTGCAAGAGGATCCAGCAGATAGACCTACAATGTCGTCTGTGCTTCATATGTTGGCAAGTGATGCCATAACACTCCCTATCCCTAAACAGCCAGTATTTTCTATTGGTGGATTTGAAGGTCAATCCTCAAATCAGGAAGTTTGTTTTATCAATGAATTAACCAATTTCGTTTCATCACCACGGTAA
- the LOC118036844 gene encoding cysteine-rich receptor-like protein kinase 25 isoform X2 codes for MFALKFSIFLLSFAALTEAQEIFFLDHKCSNTTTFVRNSPYEANLNILLSSLAGNATRNDINGFYNASTGHDVYEVYGLFLCRGDVSVEVCRECVNLARNDVVQRCPIQKEAIIWYDQCFLRYSNSNIFSSLSQTPAAYMFNTQKLTVDVEFNKLLVNTISDAVTVAASAPSGEKKLATKKEIYTWRESLYVLVQCTPDLSKYDCNKCLVLANLSISVCCNNNLGGRVLFPSCNFRYGNYSFYNEAAVVAMSPPPLSTPVVLLPPSPGPIGDRSKSMWIKVGAGLSTVIAVLFFSACIYTMRRRTNPRTEEIGNIQEDQLQNWAGRATVGDDYSDKEIQGDVTSLDLPLIRLDVIHEATKQFSDENKLGQGGFGPVYRGTLEDGKEVAVKRLSRTSGQGQREFLNEVVLIARLQHRNLVRLLGCCLEKNEKLLIYEYMPNKSLDVILFGSRNGVLLDWQRRLSIINGIARGLMYLHEDSRLRIIHRDLKTSNILLDYEMNPKISDFGMARIFGGNQSEANTNRIVGTYGYMAPEYAMAGLFSVKSDVFSFGVLLLEIISGKKNVGFHLSEEGESLLTFVGMETVVQWSRTGIDGPYAREIKCSN; via the exons ATGTTCGCTCTGAAATTCTCCATATTCCTGCTTTCCTTTGCAGCCCTCACGGAAGCACAGGAGATCTTTTTCCTTGATCATAAATGCTCAAACACAACCACTTTCGTAAGAAACAGCCCGTATGAAGCCAATTTAAATATCCTTCTCTCTTCGCTCGCCGGCAATGCAACCCGCAATGACATTAACGGATTCTATAACGCCTCTACAGGACATGATGTTTATGAGGTCTATGGCCTCTTTCTTTGCCGTGGCGATGTTAGTGTCGAAGTTTGCCGAGAATGTGTGAACCTTGCAAGAAACGATGTGGTCCAACGTTGTCCAATCCAGAAGGAGGCTATCATATGGTATGATCAGTGCTTCCTGCGCTACTCAAACAGTAACATCTTCTCCAGCTTGAGCCAAACGCCTGCGGCTTACATGTTCAACACACAAAAACTAACTGTTGATGTAGAATTTAACAAGCTACTGGTGAATACTATATCTGATGCTGTTACTGTAGCTGCAAGTGCGCCATCAGGTGAAAAAAAGTTGGCAACCAAAAAAGAGATTTATACGTGGCGTGAGTCTCTATACGTTCTTGTGCAGTGCACACCGGATCTATCTAAATATGATTGTAATAAGTGTCTTGTACTAGCTAACCTCAGCATATCAGTTTGTTGTAATAATAACCTAGGAGGAAGAGTCTTATTTCCAAGCTGTAATTTTCGATATGGAAATTATTCATTTTACAACGAAGCTGCCGTCGTGGCAAtgtcaccaccaccactatcCACGCCAGTTGTTCTCCTCCCTCCATCTCCAGGCCCAATAG GAGATCGAAGCAAATCTATGTGGATTAAAGTCGGTGCAGGACTATCCACAGTTATTGCTGTGCTATTTTTCAGTGCTTGCATTTACACCATGAGGAGAAGGACGAATCCGAGAACAG AGGAAATAGGAAATATCCAAGAGGATCAATTACAAAACTGGGCAGGACGAGCAACTGTTGGGGACGACTATTCAGACAAAGAAATTCAAGGAGATGTGACATCCCTGGACCTTCCTTTGATCCGGCTAGATGTTATACATGAAGCTACAAAGCAATTTTCTGATGAAAACAAACTTGGTCAAGGAGGGTTTGGCCCAGTATACAGG GGTACGTTAGAGGATGGCAAAGAAGTTGCAGTTAAGAGGCTCTCAAGAACTTCTGGTCAAGGACAAAGAGAATTCCTGAACGAAGTCGTTTTAATCGCCAGATTACAACACAGAAATCTTGTCAGACTCCTGGGATGCTGtctggaaaaaaatgaaaagttactTATCTATGAGTATATGCCCAACAAAAGCCTTGATGTCATTCTTTTTG GTTCCAGAAATGGAGTCCTGCTTGACTGGCAAAGACGCTTGAGCATTATCAATGGAATTGCACGGGGGCTCATGTATCTTCATGAAGATTCTCGTCTTAGAATTATTCACAGGGATCTCAAAACAAGCAACATTTTGCTCGATTATGAGATGAATCCAAAGATATCAGACTTTGGAATGGCTAGGATTTTCGGTGGAAATCAAAGCGAGGCTAACACGAATAGAATTGTCGGAACTTA TGGATACATGGCCCCAGAGTATGCTATGGCAGGACTTTTTTCTGTAAAATCAGATGTTTTCAGTTTTGGAGTGTTGCTGTTAGAGATAATCAGTGGGAAAAAAAACGTTGGCTTTCATCTTTCAGAAGAAGGCGAAAGCCTTCTCACTTTTGTAG GCATGGAAACTGTGGTCCAATGGTCGAGGACTGGAATTGATGGACCCTATGCTAGAGAAATCAAGTGTAGCAACTGA